TAAACGTAATAGAAGAATTTTATTTGTGGGATAAATATTGTCTGGTTTTTATTTTTGTTGTAACAAATTAACCTATTGTTGAATAATTGCTGTTTTTTTATTTCAGCGTCGGATTGGTTATTATTCGTTGAAAGTTGGTTGGTAATACAAAGAAATGACGGGACTTTATATTTTGTTTTCTTTTTGAAGATGCAAAATTTGCTATATTAAGATTTGTAAACTATGCTTTTTTATGGTTTGATTTTTTAAAAAAAGTCAAAGTTTTTTTGTTATAAGCAAGATTAACTTTTAAAAGCGAGGAGTAATAAATGGACGTTGTATTTCTTTCCAGACTGCAGTTTGCCGCAGCTACCATGTTCCACTTTTTGTTTGTTCCTCTGACCCTTGGGCTTTCCATAATGATGGCCTACATGGAAACCAAGTATGTTAGAACAAAAAATCCTGTATATCTTTCAATGACAAAATTTTGGGGAAAGCTGTTTTTAATAAATTTTGCATTGGGAGTTGTGACAGGAATTACACTGGAGTTTCAGTTCGGAACAAACTGGTCAAGGTATTCAGCCTATGTTGGTGATGTTTTCGGATCTTTTTTGGCAATTGAAGCAACAGTGGCATTTTTTCTTGAATCAATTTTAATTGGTATCTGGGTTTTTGGGTGGAAAAAGCTTTCTGCCAAGGCACATGCCTTTGTGATGTGGCTTATTGCCATAGGAGGAAGTTTGTCTGCTGTATGGATTCTTATTGCCAATGCATGGATGCAGCATCCTGTAGGGTATACAATAAGAAACGGAAGAGCAGAGCTTACAGATTTCATGGCTGTTGTCACCCAGAAGTTTGCTGTTTTAACAATTCTTCATACCTTGTCTGCGGCCTATGTTTTAAGTGCTTTTTTTGTAATGAGTGTAAGTGCCTGGCATCTTCTTAAAAAAAACAATGTGGAGTTCTTTACCAAATCCTTTAGAATCGCTCTTGTTATGGGTCTTTTAAGCACAATTTTTGTTGTTGCAGAAGGTGATGTTCATGCTGTTGACGTAGCCAAGGTTCAGCCTGCAAAGCTTGCTGCAATGGAAACCCATTGGGAAACAAGCACAAAGGCTCCTGTTTTTTTATTTTCATGGCCAGATGAAGAAAATGAAAAAAATATAATAGAAATAGGCAGAATCCCCGGAGTTTTAAGCTTTCTTGCCTTTCATGATATAAATGCTCCTGTTCAGGGTTTAAAAGAGTTTCCAAAAGATGAAAGGCCTCCTGTAGCAATCACAGCCTTGGCTTTTAAGGTAATGGTTGGTTCTGGTTTTTATTTTTTAACTCTGATGATATTAGGATGGTTTTTCAGAAATAAACTTATAGAAAAAACCTGGTTTTTAAAACTTATGGTTATTTCTCTTCCGCTTCCATATATAGCAATTGAAGCCGGCTGGGTTCTTGCTGAAGTAGGACGGCAGCCATGGATAGTATACGGACTTTTAAAAACATCTGATGCAGCTTCTCCTATAGCTTCCGGGCAGGTACTTACAACCTTGATCGGGTTTATTGTTCTTTACGGTCTCCTTGGAGTTGCAGGTTTTTATATGATATTTAAAAATGCACTTAAAGGTCCTAAAGACCTGACTCAATGATAAAGCTGTCGCTTTTCTGAGCTGAGTTTACAATCCTTTTCAGGAGAAGCCTGAATTTAAAATTTAATTTCGGAGGAAGATATTATGATGCTTGAATCAACCTGGTTTTTTCTTTGGGGGCTTTTATGGGCTATTTATTTTATGACAGACGGATTTGATCTTGGAATAGGAATTGTTTATCCTTTTCTTGGTAAAAATAATGAAGAAAAAAGAGTGATGATTAACTCTCTTGGGCCTTTGTGGGACGGTAATGAGGTTTGGCTTATCACTGCTGCAGGTGTTACTTTTGCTGCTTTTCCAATTCTTTATTCTGTTATGTTTTCTTCTCTTTACACACCTTTGATGCTTATTTTGTTTGCCTTGATAATAAGGGGAGTTTCTTTTGAGTTTAGGGGGCTTTCCAATAAAAAATCATGGGTATTTATCTGGGATAGTTCTGTTTTTGTAGGAAGTTTTTTACCTGCGTTTTTGTTTGGTGTGGCATTTGCCAATATATTTCAGGGGATTCCCATAGATGAAAACGGAATAATCCAGGAAAGTGTTTTTTCACTTTTAAATCCATACGGACTTTTGGGTGGGTTTTTGTTTGTTGTCTTGTTTATTGTTCATGGACTTTTATGGCTTTGTGTAAGAGTTACAGGCGATCTTAAAGACAGGGCTTTGAGTTTTGTAAAAAAAATGTGGATTGTTGAAGTTATTGTAATTATTGGTTTTGTTGCTGGCAGTTATGTTTACACCAATCTTTTTGACAATTACTTCAAATATAGGCTTTTATGGCTTATTCTTCTAGCTGCTGTTGTTTCTCTTTTCATGATAAGGTTTTTTATTTCAAAGAGAAAATTTTTTACTGCCTGGGCTTTTTCAGCTTCAACAATAGTTTTTTCTACATTTTTTGGAATAGCAGGATTGTTTCCCAATCTTTTTCCTTCAAGCATAAACCCTGAATATAGTCTTACAGCTTTTAATTCATCATCAAGCCCTTATACACTTAAAATTATGCTTGTAGTTGTGGTTGTTTTTATTCCAATTGTTATAGCTTACCAAAGCTTTGCCTATAAATTGTTTTCTAATAAAGTTGATCCAAAAGATCTTATATATTAATAAAAATCTACCAAAGTTTGAATTTCAGGCTTTGGTAGATTTTTTTTTATTTTTTTATCCTTGACTTTAGGGTTCTATCTGTGTATTTTCCTTTTGTTTTAGCGACACATGGGTCATTAACTCAGCCGGTAGAGTATCTGCCTTTTAAGCAGAGAGTCGTTGGTTCGAACCCAACATGACCCACCATATGCGTCCCCATCGTCTAGTTCGGTCCAGGACACCGGCCTTTCACGCCGGCGACAGGGGTTCAAATCCCCTTGGGGACGCCAAAAAAACATTAAGCTCTCAATTTGAGGGCTTTTTTTATTTTGGGTAGTCTTTTTTAAAGGTCAAATCATCTTAGCAATATCAGAAAATTTTTTTTCAAGTTTTTTTTCAGATACAGGGTATCTGGTTTTAAGTTCCTGGGCAAAAACTGAAATTTTAAACTCCTCAATATCCCAAAAAAACAATTCTGTTTCTTTTCTTTTTTCAGGAGAGGAGCTTTCGTCAAGCTCATCAAGAAGAATCCCAAGTTTTTTCTGGAATCTTATTACTTTATTGTTTTTTGTACTGTCTTTTGAAGGATTTGAAATCCCCCGTTCTGCCCTGATTTTTATAGCAGCAAGATATCTTGGTATATTTGAAAGTTCTTCAATTGAATAGATTTTAAAGAAGTTTGGAGTAACTATGCTTTTTGCACTCTTAATACAGTCATTTATCATTTCATAAATAAGAACAGTTTTTGAATACTTTAGTTTGAGGTTGTTTAAAAATGTCCATACTTCATTAAATTCATTTAAAACCAATTCTGTTTTTTCTTTTTTTTCCAAGGTAGAAAAATTTAAAACTTTTTTATCTTTGATTTTTTTTAAGTAATCATAAAATTCTTTTTCTGTTCTTATGGGCTTTAAAAGCACCTGGTTTTTTACAGATTCAAAAATTCCTTTTTCAATATTTTCTTTATTTCCAAAAAGTTTAAAAATTTCAGGATTGATTGTTTTAAGTTTTATCTGATTTTTAAGGTTTTTCAGTTCAGTTGAAAGAATTTTTTCAAAAAAGGTTTTTACGCTTTTTGTCTGGGCATTTTGGGCATCTTTTTTATTTGAAAAAAGTTTTAAATCTATTTTTCCATCACTGGTTTCAAAAGCAGGGTAAAATATTGGTGAGTTTTTTTTCTCAGGATAAACTTTTACCAGATTCTCAAGGGTATAAAATTCCTTGATATCTTCTTTTGAAAATCGTTTTTTAAATTTTTTTATTTCATCAGAATCAGGCAGTGAATCTCTGTCAATATTTTTTAAAATCAGGGGATTTCTTGAGGCTGAAATTTTGGAACCTTTAATATCTGTAAGCTCAATTCTCATATTCAAATGTTCAGGAATTGATACTTCTGAAATTATTTTTGCCGGAACAATAGCTTTAAATCTGTTTTTTATAAATTCAGAAAGACTTAAGGCAAAATAATTTGATGAAAAATCCATCTCTTTTAAAATTATTTCAGTTTTTTCCTTTATGGGGTGGAGCATTGTCCTGTATTTCTTGGGAAGTCCTTTAAGAACAGCTTCTGTTTTTTCTTTTAAAAGTCCGGGTATAACAGTTTCAATATTTGATGCTGAAATATTTGATGTTTTATTGACAGGAATTGAAATTGTAACTCCGTCGTCGTCTTCACCAGGGTTGAATTTATATTTTAAATTGAATTTTTCTTCTCCAACCTGAAGTTTGTCAGGAAAGTTTTCTTTTATTTCATTTTCAGGATCATAGTTCATTAGATCTTCTTTTTTCATTAAAAGAAAAGCATCGCCTTTTTTTCTTATTATATTTTTCAAGGTCCTTATATCTGAAACTTGAGGGATTTTAGATTCATAAAAATCAACTATTTCATTTTCACTGACCAGGATATCTCTTTTTCTAAGTCTTTCTTCCATGTCTTTAATTTGGTTTATTGTTTTCTGATTTTTTTCAAGAAAGTTAAGCTTGTCTTTTACCTGGTTCTGGTAAAGGGCCTGGGAATAAAATATTCTTCCAGCTTCATCTTTATTAAACAAATGATAAGGGACTTTTGAATCTTTTAAAATTACAAGGCTGTATAAAGTTTTCTGGGCATAGGCTAAAACCCTTCCCTGATTTTTTGAATAATGGGGGTCATATACAATTGTTTTTACAAGATCACCTGCTACTTCATCTATCCATTCAGGTTCAATCAACCCGGCTGTTCTTGCAAAAAGCCTTGAAGTTTCAACTATATCAGCACAGACAATCCAGTCAGGAGGGGCTTTAAAAAGCCCTGAGCCCGGAAAAATCATTACCTCTTTGTTTTTGGCGGCCTTGAAAAGTTTTTTTTCTGAGTGAACAGCTATATTTGAAAGATAACCGCTTAAAATTGATTTGTGAATTTCTTCGTATAAAGGACCTGTTTTTGAGTTTTTATCCCCTGAGACAGGAGGTTTTTCTTTTATATTTTTTATTTCCTCGTCTTCAAGAATTGATTCTATCTGGGAATACAAGTCTCTCCATTCCTTTAATCTTCTAAAAGAAAGGTAATATTTTTTAGAAAATCTTCCTATGGCTCCTGTTGTAAGTTTTTTTTTGCTTTCCTTGTTAAATTTTGTCCATATATTTAAAAAAGTTATAAAATCAGATAAGGGATCTGAAAATACTGATTGTGCCTGGAGAGCTTTTTGACGGATTTCATCTGGAAGTTCCCTTGGGTCTCCGGCTGTTATACCTGATACAATTGCAGTAACTTCTTCAAGACATCCTCTTTTTGATGCCTCTATGAGCATTCTTGAAAGCTTTGGATCAAGGGGAAGTTTTGCCATTTGCCCACCTAACTCAGTGAGTGTAAAAATTCCCTTTTGTTTGCTTTCCTTAATTGCCCCAAGCTCTGTTAAAAGATTGTAACCATCATTTATATTTTTTGTTTCAGGCCTGTCTATAAA
This sequence is a window from Desulforegulaceae bacterium. Protein-coding genes within it:
- a CDS encoding cytochrome ubiquinol oxidase subunit I; the encoded protein is MDVVFLSRLQFAAATMFHFLFVPLTLGLSIMMAYMETKYVRTKNPVYLSMTKFWGKLFLINFALGVVTGITLEFQFGTNWSRYSAYVGDVFGSFLAIEATVAFFLESILIGIWVFGWKKLSAKAHAFVMWLIAIGGSLSAVWILIANAWMQHPVGYTIRNGRAELTDFMAVVTQKFAVLTILHTLSAAYVLSAFFVMSVSAWHLLKKNNVEFFTKSFRIALVMGLLSTIFVVAEGDVHAVDVAKVQPAKLAAMETHWETSTKAPVFLFSWPDEENEKNIIEIGRIPGVLSFLAFHDINAPVQGLKEFPKDERPPVAITALAFKVMVGSGFYFLTLMILGWFFRNKLIEKTWFLKLMVISLPLPYIAIEAGWVLAEVGRQPWIVYGLLKTSDAASPIASGQVLTTLIGFIVLYGLLGVAGFYMIFKNALKGPKDLTQ
- the cydB gene encoding cytochrome d ubiquinol oxidase subunit II is translated as MMLESTWFFLWGLLWAIYFMTDGFDLGIGIVYPFLGKNNEEKRVMINSLGPLWDGNEVWLITAAGVTFAAFPILYSVMFSSLYTPLMLILFALIIRGVSFEFRGLSNKKSWVFIWDSSVFVGSFLPAFLFGVAFANIFQGIPIDENGIIQESVFSLLNPYGLLGGFLFVVLFIVHGLLWLCVRVTGDLKDRALSFVKKMWIVEVIVIIGFVAGSYVYTNLFDNYFKYRLLWLILLAAVVSLFMIRFFISKRKFFTAWAFSASTIVFSTFFGIAGLFPNLFPSSINPEYSLTAFNSSSSPYTLKIMLVVVVVFIPIVIAYQSFAYKLFSNKVDPKDLIY
- the hrpA gene encoding ATP-dependent RNA helicase HrpA, with product MTKKDILYKLYNKTDSLTTRDKIFIRKKIRKLQKDKTIVSEESIEKLKIDLKKAKLNLKKRKSLIPKPSFDENLPVNAKKEEIKEKIINNQVVIISGETGSGKTTQIPKICLEAGRGVKGKIALTQPRRIAAVSVAERISEELNEKSFKTIGYKIRFADKSNENTIIKVMTDGILLAETLTDRFLNSYDTIIVDEAHERSLNIDFILGFLLKLVKKRKDLKLIITSATIDTEKFSKAFGNAPVIEVSGRMFPVETIYLPPENEEEEDQDLSSLAANAFDLIKNEQNGDTLIFMPTENDILETIEKLRGRLDNKVNLMPLYARLPSHLQQKVFKPVSGQKVVVSTNVAETSITIPGIKYVIDTGLARIPSYLASSRTTSLPVSPVSKSSADQRKGRCGRVSNGICIRLFSEEDYENRPKFTLPEILRSNLADVLLKMTALKLGDIKNFPFIDRPETKNINDGYNLLTELGAIKESKQKGIFTLTELGGQMAKLPLDPKLSRMLIEASKRGCLEEVTAIVSGITAGDPRELPDEIRQKALQAQSVFSDPLSDFITFLNIWTKFNKESKKKLTTGAIGRFSKKYYLSFRRLKEWRDLYSQIESILEDEEIKNIKEKPPVSGDKNSKTGPLYEEIHKSILSGYLSNIAVHSEKKLFKAAKNKEVMIFPGSGLFKAPPDWIVCADIVETSRLFARTAGLIEPEWIDEVAGDLVKTIVYDPHYSKNQGRVLAYAQKTLYSLVILKDSKVPYHLFNKDEAGRIFYSQALYQNQVKDKLNFLEKNQKTINQIKDMEERLRKRDILVSENEIVDFYESKIPQVSDIRTLKNIIRKKGDAFLLMKKEDLMNYDPENEIKENFPDKLQVGEEKFNLKYKFNPGEDDDGVTISIPVNKTSNISASNIETVIPGLLKEKTEAVLKGLPKKYRTMLHPIKEKTEIILKEMDFSSNYFALSLSEFIKNRFKAIVPAKIISEVSIPEHLNMRIELTDIKGSKISASRNPLILKNIDRDSLPDSDEIKKFKKRFSKEDIKEFYTLENLVKVYPEKKNSPIFYPAFETSDGKIDLKLFSNKKDAQNAQTKSVKTFFEKILSTELKNLKNQIKLKTINPEIFKLFGNKENIEKGIFESVKNQVLLKPIRTEKEFYDYLKKIKDKKVLNFSTLEKKEKTELVLNEFNEVWTFLNNLKLKYSKTVLIYEMINDCIKSAKSIVTPNFFKIYSIEELSNIPRYLAAIKIRAERGISNPSKDSTKNNKVIRFQKKLGILLDELDESSSPEKRKETELFFWDIEEFKISVFAQELKTRYPVSEKKLEKKFSDIAKMI